One genomic segment of Labrus bergylta chromosome 17, fLabBer1.1, whole genome shotgun sequence includes these proteins:
- the fbxw5 gene encoding F-box/WD repeat-containing protein 5 — MECVPVLPDSLVLEIFLRLPHDAVLKAGLTCRQWLAVSRDEFLWRELFYSYYRIPRSVPRHPAAVSWYREFRRLFDCIPCVEVQTLREHTDQVLHLAFSHRGHRFSSCSKDCTVKLWDTERQDGNISMVHSSSMRQFNWGYTQFSQFNADDTLLLVSGVYLGPHHSSSGEIAVISLENYTLLSRVRNKPYDVFGCWLNETHLISGNLHWIGNMTSCSVLWLNKAFQDVESENVNVVKRLFKIQNINASTIRTVMVAHCRRHDNPDLLLDYEAQSQARRMKGQQQQHHQPLLFDLGTSGSEEEDEEEEDKERQKEARCHGVSSARISQPTISGLEQVIQSRKNVEPSELEIETQVAQMMGRVYTKAPASSLIEPSDPDEDKTYLLFTTGSLTYSPHQIGIKRIKPDQMTTSGPVLGEERSSDEFFDSLDHVIDIHGHIIGMGLSPDHRYLYVNSRAWPAGCVISDPMSPPPIAEEIDLHVIDLKSLREERRSLRAHRAFTPNDECFFIFLDVSRDFVASGAEDKHGYIWDRHYNICLARLAHDDVVNSVAFSPADQELLLSASDDSTIKVWRSPRMVRLSQTPSRPPRPRNLLSSWMSRNKNSTSAGSVNGKP; from the exons ATGGAGTGTGTCCCAGTTTTGCCGGACAGCCTGGTGTTGGAGATCTTCCTGCGTCTGCCCCATGATGCCGTGCTGAAAGCCGGTCTGACCTGCAGACAGTGGCTCGCTGTCTCCAGGGATGAGTTCCTTTGGAGGGAGCTGTTCTACAGCTACTACCGCATTCCACGCTCCGTACCCCGACACCCGG CCGCGGTGTCATGGTACAGGGAGTTCAGGCGTCTGTTCGACTGTATCCCCTGTGTGGAGGTTCAGACCCTGAGAGAGCACACTGACCAAGTCCTCCACCTGGCTTTCTCTCACAGGGGTCACCGGTTCTCCTCCTGCTCTAAGGACTGCACAGTGAAG CTATGGGACACTGAGCGGCAAGATGGGAACATCTCGATGGTGCACAGCTCCAGCATGCGTCAGTTTAACTGGGGCTACACCCAGTTCTCCCAGTTCAACGCTGACGACACCCTGCTGCTCGTGTCCGGCGTCTACCTTGGTCCACACCACTCCTCGTCTGGGGAAATCGCTGTCATCAGTCTGG AAAACTACACGCTGTTGTCCCGGGTGAGGAACAAACCGTACGATGTGTTCGGCTGCTGGCTGAACGAGACCCACCTGATCTCGGGGAACCTGCACTGGATCGGCAACATGACGTCGTGCTCTGTGCTCTGGCTCAACAAAGCATTCCAG GACGTTGAATCGGAGAACGTCAACGTAGTCAAGCGCCTTTTCAAGATCCAGAACATCAACGCCAGCACCATCCGCACGGTGATGGTGGCCCACTGTCGTCGCCACGACAACCCGGATTTGCTGCTAGACTACGAGGCTCAGTCCCAGGCTCGACGGATGAaagggcagcagcagcagcaccaccagCCTCTTCTCTTCGACCTGGGGACCTCCGGCAGcgaggaagaagatgaagaggaggaggacaaggaacGCCAGAAGGAGGCCAGGTGTCATGGTGTCTCCTCTGCCCGCATTTCTCAGCCCACTATCTCTGGCCTTGAGCAAGTTATACAG AGTCGTAAAAACGTGGAGCCCAGTGAGCTGGAGATTGAGACCCAGGTGGCTCAGATGATGGGCAGAGTGTACACGAAGGCTCCTGCCTCCAGCTTAATCGAGCCGTCTGATCCCGATGAGGACAAAACTTACTTACTCTTCACCACTGGCAGCCTTACGTACTCCCCTCACCAGATAG GAATTAAACGGATCAAGCCGGACCAGATGACCACTTCTGGTCCCGTACTCGGGGAGGAGCGGAGTTCAGATGAGTTTTTTGATTCGCTGGATCATGTCATAGATATCCACGGACACATCATCGGGATGGGCCTTTCtccagaccacag GTACCTTTATGTAAACAGTCGGGCGTGGCCTGCCGGGTGCGTGATCTCCGACCCCATGTCTCCTCCTCCGATCGCAGAGGAGATCGATCTCCACGTGATCGATCTGAAGAGTttgagggaggagagaaggagtcTGCGCGCGCACCGAGCCTTTACGCCCAACGATGAGTGCTTCTTCATCTTCCTTGATGTCAGCAGAGACTTTGTTGCCAG TGGAGCAGAGGACAAGCACGGGTACATCTGGGACCGACACTACAACATCTGCCTGGCGCGTCTGGCACACGACGACGTGGTGAACTCTGTGGCGTTCAGCCCTGCCGaccaggagctgctgctgtctgccAGCGATGACTCTACCATAAAGGTGTGGCGCTCACCACGGATGGTCCGCCTGTCTCAGACTCCCTCCAGGCCGCCAAGGCCCCGCAACCTCCTGTCGTCCTGGATGAGCCGCAACAAGAACTCAACATCTGCCGGCAGTGTGAACGGAAAACCGTGA